Proteins co-encoded in one Candidatus Rokuibacteriota bacterium genomic window:
- a CDS encoding phosphopantetheine-binding protein: MTREEVRATMLRVLGEIAPEADLTALKPDVAFRDQLDLDSMDLLNVVIGLHAALGVEIPEADYSSLVTPDGCVDYLLSKLQR, translated from the coding sequence GTGACACGTGAAGAGGTGCGCGCCACCATGCTCCGCGTCCTGGGTGAGATCGCCCCCGAGGCCGACCTCACAGCGCTCAAGCCGGACGTGGCCTTTCGGGATCAACTCGACCTGGACTCGATGGATCTGCTGAACGTCGTGATCGGGCTTCATGCGGCGCTCGGCGTGGAGATTCCGGAGGCCGACTACTCGAGCCTGGTCACGCCCGACGGCTGCGTCGACTACCTGCTCTCCAAGCTTCAGCGCTGA
- a CDS encoding ABC transporter substrate-binding protein yields DTEIPVSYRMLRHGDRWLIYDVSAEGVSLVANYRTQFNNIIRTSSYDALLKRMRSRIEEFRAPQR; encoded by the coding sequence AGGACACGGAAATCCCAGTCTCCTACCGCATGCTCCGCCATGGTGACCGGTGGCTCATCTACGACGTCAGCGCCGAGGGCGTGAGCCTCGTCGCCAACTACCGGACGCAGTTCAACAACATCATCCGGACGTCCTCCTACGATGCGCTGCTCAAGCGGATGCGGAGCAGGATCGAAGAATTCCGGGCGCCTCAGCGCTGA